In Hippoglossus hippoglossus isolate fHipHip1 chromosome 11, fHipHip1.pri, whole genome shotgun sequence, the sequence GACCTCCCAGAGAGGAGAAACCAAAGGAGGGTTCCTCTGGGATCAGTCACTCACTGTATCTTAAGTTTACTCCAGGGAAGCTGAAAGTTAGAATTTTTCATTTGGTACAATACGTCATCATGAGTAGGCTTTAAAAACCGCCGGCGCTGCTGAATTCAGCAACTTTTACAACAGAACACTCTCCTCCTTTAACCACAAAAGTTGAGCTGCCCTCAAGTAAACTGTTTAACCCAAAAGCACCTAAAACTCATGAGATAAAAACATTCTGTTCTGGACAGTTCCTGTGTATGAAACTTAACCTTTCCTGCTGCCTATTCAGTCATTAAGtaaatcagtgtttgttttcccaGTCAAAGTGCCCGATTTAAGTGTAATAGAATAACTCTACTGGGTTATGTAAACAAAGGAAATTCTGTTTGGCAAGTCACATGTGGAATTTGTGTCTCTCTACACAACCTCAGctgtaaatgaaatatttcaaataatgtGTCCAAGAGGAATACCCACACTGCAGACATCTGCCAGTGTTTTTGGACAAACTAGATCTGCAAGTGTTTCTTTGTGGTTCAGTCGtggccaatcacagctgagATGTACACAGGGTATtattttcaaccaaaaatgacCTCTTACATCAGAGTATGTGAAGTGACCGGCGATATTTTGTATCAATTTTTGTTGGTGTTCAGGAAAGAGTGAACTATTAATCTCAAAGAACCGTTTTATGTTTCTTTGAGGCACGAAACATGTCGCTTCAaataacataaacaaaaaatgcTCAAAATTCATTACATACAAAGTATTAAAAGTTTCAGTCACTGTGTTCGTCCATCTGGGAATTAACAGAAGTGCCGAGACTTAGAGGCTTTCTGTCACTGTACTGTTCAGGATGTGGGACATAATGGTTTCTGCAACAACATATCTCAACACATATTAGACTTTAGTCTAAAGAGATAAATAATAAGTATAATAGACACTCTTCTGTGTATATTGGACTAGACccatgtgtatttgtatttgtatatgtttgtgttatttatgcCGTTTATATTCAGGGTTGTTCTTATATCAATTTACCCTCGGATTTACCTTTATATAAATCTTTATGTTAAATTCATTGGATATGTAAGATCATGTTGTAACCCATTGCAAAGGAATCTGTGAACCTAAGGGGAAAAAAGTGGAAGAGGATACGAGAAATAaccaaataaagtttattttctttttttttaaaggttcataAAGTCTCAATCAAACAGATCAGACTCAGCTTCTATGATCTGTGCAACTATcatctaaaaaatgttttaattgtgcCACTGATGACCAAGCACTGCCTCAGTTCCAGGCTACACCTCCTCTCAACAGGCCCAGTGTGGACACTGTCTTTCCATGGTAACGGACAGTTGGGCTATTTGCTTTAATTTGCAACAGAAAAGCTTGTGGTGTATAGTGACTGTTAGGGAATGTTGTGTTTGGTCTTCCCCTGGCCCGTTTAAGTGGTAAAAGTGTCATTATTTAGCctctaaagcagaggagagagtgCAAACAAGACTGTATGACCCTCTGTCAAGAGCCTCCGTTCTTCAGAAGCTCATTAAGGGCCTCCAGGACAGCACATCAATTGGCAGGGCCCTCCACTTTCCTCTCGGCCTGTTTAAGCCTCTCTCCCCGGATTCAGCCCACTCATGGGCCGACTGATGGACAGAAATGGACTCTATCTAGCGCTGGAAGATGTCGCGCTGTGAAGTGGCACAGGCGACTTATTAAAACAGCAGGAAAGGGCCTTGGATTTGAGCCAAATAGGATCTCACCCTGTCGAGCTTTGTCCGGATTTGGATTCACTTTCTGAGATGCTGCTCCTGCTTCagtctctgtgtctgctgaagGACTTAAGTTCGTCCTGAAAGATTTGATTGGCGTCACTTCTTGCGCTTGACTGAGAAGCAGACGCATAAAAGTGACAGCAGTGAAATATTCTCTATGAGGCCGCAGTTGGAGGATGGATGTGGAGCTGCCAGGCCGCTTAGTGGACTCTGCGTTAATCAATTTTGTCAATGACATGAGCCTGATAGAGTTTCCGCAGAAGTTAGCTTTGGGACCAAAGCAGCAGGTGAATACTACCACACCCAGCCCGAGCAACCAGACGCGGCAGGGCGACTCGTCTTGGAGCCTGAGCCTGGAAAACGACGTGCGCACAGCGGAGCTCCGCGCCGAGCGTCTGGCGATGAGCCCGCCGAGGTACTACAGCCGCGGGGCGCACGACCACGCCGCGTCCAAACGCAGGAGGATCATCACCGTGGTGCAGCGCCACGCGGCCAACGTGCGGGAGAGAAAGCGGATGTACAGCCTGAACGAGGCGTTTGACGAGCTGAGGACGAAAGTTCCCACATTCGCGTACGAGAAGAGACTGTCCCGCATCGACACCCTGCGCCTCGCCATCGTCTACATCTCCTTCATGAGGGACCTGCTGGAGAACACATGACACTCAACAGGATGTTAAGTCCACGCCACGGACACTGCACCAGTCCGGGTTTGCCACTGACTTCAACATGGACACAAGTGAATGAACTGATCGCTTCTTAACATTCAATATTATCTCAATCTTATGCTGCAAATTTAAGAAAACACCTGAGACCTTTTTGACCTTTtgcaaaatgtaatattataatTCTATATGAAGAGTTATCTGTATATCAGTGGCCACATAtcaatatattaaattattagaCTGAAACAAGCTGAGTAGTCTTTTTCCAAACATTCAACATtccataatatatatatgttgctTAGAAATAAACGTATCTTATTGCAATGTATGTGTTCCTTGCTAGGAAAAATAAACTGAGTTCAGACTCATTTTGACTGAATATATAAGATTACAATGGCCGATCATACAACTATCACATAGATCCATTTGTTTGGTTGTGTAAACGGATGAGGAAAAAGCAAGAGGGAGGTGTGCATGTCAGGTGTGTTTCCAGCACCTTGGAGAGCGACACGGCTGCTCGCCTCACCTGATCCATCAGACGCAcaatgaacgtgtgtgtgtgtgtgtgtgagacagtctTTACCACGAGAGAAAATCTTCCCCCTAAATGAGGAAGATTTAAAAGCGTTATCTGATTAAAATGAAGTGCATTTGAAAATCGAGGGTTCGTGGCACACCGCTGGATATTGTCTTTGACACTGAGGTGTGAATTGAGTCAGTGataagaggagagaggtgggaCAAGCGGGGTAACATGTCCCTGAGTGTTGAACCAGTTAGATCAGGGAGATTTAGGCCCGATAGGAGCTTGCGGTGGTGTCTCCTTTTAAAATGAGAGCTGCTGTTACCCTCATCCCGTGTGCGTCATCCTCACGCTTATTCTAACCATCTCCAGTTGCTCTTCTTTCAGCCACAGTTTTCTGGTATTCCTGCTTGATTTTTGACACTATATAGACTTTATCACTGTATAGGCCCTAGAGCTGGGTGGTCATGTGTTGCGCGTTTGGGCTCCATATGAACCCgcaactctttctctctcatccctccccctctccatctTTATCACCTCCAGTGTTTGCATTGCGCTCCGGCCGTCCACCGCCTTTCTGCGTCCCGCTGTGCGCACGGATCCGCCCTGAGAGCTCCCTGGGACGGCCAGTCTTTTAAACCTGAGCCGCGGTGTCGAGATCCCTGCGTGAGTCAGACCCATTTAAGCGCATACCTCGACGCGGGGCTGCTGACGGGAAAATAAACACCTTCGGCCTGCGTATACGAGCGGAGGCCTCCCGCTGTGTCAACCTCCTGTGTTTCAGTAGGACTGATATTTTTCACCACTGCTCCCAAGCAGGGCCCAGACTAGAAAAAAAGAAGCCCGACAACAGACATTAGGCCTGTGGGGGAATTTCTGGTCTCAGTGTCTCAAAAAAGCAAATTCAGTGAACATGGAGACGGTGTAATCTCTTATCCACTTTCGTTTTACAGACTTTTATAAGTATAATCTGTTAAATTCACAGTAAATTCAAGACAACAAAATGCATTTGAGGCAGTAATAAATCGGGGTGTGGTAGAGGGAAAGAATTCATCCCTAATTCTTTCGGCCTTTGCACAAATCTACACCTACGATTCAATAACACCGCCCAGACTACACCCCCTCTCCTCAATCCTGTGTAAAAACGAGTCTGTCTTAAACTCTATTCCTAATATTATAGCTAGACCTCTCCTTCTCCCTAAGTATTATGTTACACTCCTCCACCCAATCACAGCGCTCCCCAAAATCCTCCTGCCTGCTCCTATAAGAGCCCCGATCGTCCCAGTCTGGCagccacctctccctctctccgtggCGCACGAGATTTACCGTAACACCAGCCCACAGCCACTGCAGGCAGCGCTCCTCATTACCTGTCctgtttgttgatgttgtaaCCAGCTCAGGAGATCCGGGTCAGGGGCTATAACGGTCCTCCAGTCCACAGACAagtttttttgaaaaacaaagacaatgcGGGAAGAGGACTCCTCCCCGATGGACAGTGCGGGGAACAGCGAGGAGGAGACCGACCTTCATCTTCCGCGGAGAGGCGCGAGGAAGCGGCGGGCGGCACGGAGGAGCGTAGacgcggaggaggaggaggagggggacgcGGAGAGCCAGAGCCCGGGCCGCGGTAAGAAGAGGTGCAGGAAGAGCTGTGAGGGCGGAGGAGGCAGCGCCGGGAGCGGTGGCAGCGAGGCCAGCAGCAGCCCCGAGGGCTCCTTCGAAGACCTCCATACGCAGCGCGTAATGGCCAACGTCCGCGAGCGGCAACGGACACAGTCTCTCAACGAGGCGTTCACGTCGCTACGGAAGATCATCCCCACGCTGCCGTCGGACAAACTCAGCAAGATCCAGACGCTGAAGCTCGCAGCCCGGTACATCGACTTCCTGTGCCAAGTCCTGCAGAGCGACGAGCTGGACGCGCGGGGAACCAGCTGCAGCTACGTGGCGCACGAACGCCTGAGCTATGCGTTCTCGGTCTGGAGGATGGGGGGCGCGTGGTCCCTGTCTACTGCGTCCCACTAGCAGAGCTGCTGTGGATGGGACAGCAAGGTAGGGTTACCTGCTTTCACGTCGTCCTTCATCTTGCGGGGAGACAAACTGTGCCAAAATGGTCTCACATGCGCATTTTACGCACAATACCCAGATGGAAAATCAATGCGATAGGCGATAATTCTAATGTTCTGGCAGATGTACCTTTGCAATATTCGTATGGAATTCCCACAAACCGCTCGACAATGTATTAGGCCCGTTTGTTTTGAAATAGATGTGGGCCTCCACAAAGGCTATCAACTCAAATTACGCAATTTTTTTGTATAGGAACAACATGATTTCACCATCTACCTTAAAATTTGAATCTCACACATTAAAacatagttgtttttttacaacttGTATGTAAAGTTGTGGTGGAAGGGTTACAGAGTAAATATGCTGTAAGATGTATGCCTATTTTACATCCCTGTATTGTCACAATCTATTGGTTGGATTTGTTTTCTGAATCAAATGTCTATTTTTCCAACAGATTATCCAGACTGAGGAACTGGTGGATCAGACCAACCCTTCAGATAGACTGACACAGGCCAACTACTGCAGCTGAGGCCCTGGCACTGCAGCCACTGTACTTCAGGCCTGAGAGGAGAGCAGGCTTCTCACACTTCCCTTCGCATGGACTGTTATGTTTGCGAAGGAGCACTTAGGACAGACAGGATGGATatgaagaaagaagagagaccACTGCGACTAGatgaatgttgtaaaaaaacaaacaaaatgagctCTGAGGAACTGCTCTGTCTTGAAACATGAGTGAAAAATGACAATTCAGTCCACATTCTTTGTGACAGTGTTTCAGAGCAGATgaagtattttgtatttatttttatacacagGTTCAAAATTCCTTTCCCCCCCTTctcaaataaaagttatttatttattttgttatcagAGAATGCTGAACGCTGAATGGATCTGCGCATTTTGAGTTTTGTAAATATTTGGTAATatcttgaataaaaaataatgaaggTATCATTTGTTCCCCTAAGTTGTCTGGATTTTTATTAGACTTCATCTTTAAACACCATCAGCTGAAGTGTGAGTGTAATCATTTGGCACAAAAGAAAACTTGATATTTTTGTAACAAATGTATTCCCCATCGCCTCAGTGCTTTAAGTCTATAGAGGgagattattttcatttgttgttgctgAATCCCCAGTCAACTAAACCACAGTGGAGggggacaaaagaaaacatttcatacCTGTGGCTTTATATTCTGTAGTGATTTCCTGAGCTCAGGGATCTGGGAAACCCATAATTAGTTGGTGGTCTGTTTGAACAGGGTGGACGTGGAGCTGTAGGAGGCACGTATGATATTCCCAGATGTCCAGCGAGCCACAGGTCAGCGTGGAAATCTCGTGCAGGTGCTACATCAGCTCCCTCGTGAGCTTTGACAGATAAAAGTGGTGGATGTGGGACGTAATGCAGACTGGTTATATAAACCTGCACTTCTGAGTGAAATAAGAACTAGTCACCTATATATAAACAACATGTGCACGAAACTTAAATTTGCAGTGccatggaaaaacacaaaacaatttatAAGAAAATATATGGATGTTTAATCCAAAGCATGGGTCTGTGCAAGGTAGAAGtttaatgcatttgttttttataacgTTTTATACTGTTATCAAGTTCTTCCTACATAATCAAGatgattttcaaaatgtttttttttacagttaagATCTACCACATTTTAATCCCTCTGAAGTGAACATATATTCACATTATGCCACAAACACACCTTTccaaagaaacacaatgaattCCTGAATTAAACTAGAGTGTCGCTAGATCCAGATTTAAatttggatcttcaccaaaccgtgcacactcataaatatcaggtCTCCAAACATTATTAAGAtccctgaattattctcttAGAGAAATcgacaaaaatgttgaaaagcgccctatctcgcaatgttgaagaaagtgaaaacaaaatcctggatcgACCACTtgattcagatctgcaccaaaattgaatgggttcttatTTGACATCTCATACATCTTTCTACCAAGTTTCAGAATCTGTCCAGCAGTTCTTGTGTGATCCTGTTaactatcagacaaacaaacaaatgccacTGAAAGCACaagctccttggcagaggtaaaactGGGACAAATAAACTTGTTAATCAGGGCCAATAATTATAGTTCACACATCCAttcactctttctctttattaGAGACCCATGGTTAGATTGGCAGataatatctcaaaaataaaGTGTACATTTCAAAGACATATCTGTGCTAAAAAACATCATCCGATGCATACAGAGATGGTAAGACTAGATTAGGTCGGGACTAGAGGACCAATATTATATTTACTTTCCTAATACACCTTCCCAATTCCTTAATTCCCTTAAATGTTATTAAAGTACCACAATACCACTATAGTAATATCAGTTGGACCATCAGAGAAGATTCTGAGGTCAATACAGTGGCTCAGTATAGTGCGTTTCCATAGGGTTGTTGTGAGCTGGTTATACAGCAGCATTACTTTGGTTTTGCATCACAGGTTGCGTGCGGAAGGTAAACCCATCAGCTCTGACCCGAGGCCCTCGCCAGCCACCGGGGGGAATCGATTCCCACCCTTAGATCACCGTGGCCATGTTATCTTAAACTTGAGGCTGTTGCTCTGACACAGAGGAATGTCACCTCTGAggctctgaaacacacacacaaacacacacacgcacacacaaattcaggttgcacacacacacacacacacacacacacacacacacacacacacacacacacacacacacacacacacacacacacacacacacagagggagattTCTCACGCCTACCAAACAGGGAAATACAttcctcagagagagaaagagagagagagaaagaggaacgAGGGCTCCTGCGACTCAGACCCCCTGTTTGATGTTTGAAGGTAATGGGATGACTGTTATCAGTGTGAAGGCATCTGGCTCTCTGGATTTCTATGATTTATAGACTCTTTGATGATtgacactcacactcacacacactctgtcctgATCATTAATCAGTTTATATCTGCTTGCTTTGGGCCCGTAGTCCTTAAACAAATCTACATGTCAAAGGTGCAGGCCTGTGTGTGCTTTAATAATGCCAGGAGCTGTAAATCTTCACAGAAATTGATTTCTCCATCGTCGACGGTAGGCTCAGGTTgtggtttgtttggttgtttaaGTTTAATCACTACCGCAGAGCTCTACCTGTCTCGCTTTACTTCTTTCAGCTTCGTGTCTCCCTCActccaatctctctctctctctctgaagttcCCCATTACAGGGGAACAGGCCCTGGTTTATATTAACCCCCAACACTACAAAAAGACAAGGTGGGGGGGGAGTCAGTCCTGAGACAGACCcacgtgcgcacacacgcacccgcacacacacacacacacacacacacacacacacacacacacacacacacacacacacacacacacacacacacacacacacagggggagagagagcgagagcaagagAGATTTAAATGTCTGGTTTCTATTAGTGGTAATTATCTGTTTCATCTCAACCTGAAGCTGTTACcgattgtgtgcgtgtgtgttcattgtgattgtgtttacctgtgtctatgtgtgtgtgctattGTTGGCTGCAATGGACTCATGCATCTCAAATGGAGAGAACCATGTATCAGAGAACAATCTCTCATAGGAAATTAAATACTGCTCCGAAAACATGACGTGAAGTGTAGATACTGATTTGTCTTTCGTTCACAGCAACAACTTTGAGCATACTGGTATCGGGGGTTTattgagaacacaaatgttcattgttaattgtttatttgttaggATCCAAATGAGCTGGGCCTTAATGCACCTTGGGTCCACCttaaaaacatacattacaAATTGAACAAATTTGAAACCATACAATAGGAcagaccaaataaaaaaaaagagacaatgaCCATATTTGAAAttatacaataacaataatacacaataaaatttaacaaaatataaaaaataaaaggtgataACATCAAATTTCCACCGTATTGTTCTATATAGCAGTTTGCAAACAACAGACTGCATCAGTTATGAACAACTGACCAAAACGTTTCTTGTGAATCCCCAACTTTATAAGCCACTACTTAATGACTGGATCAACCCTCCAGTGATACACCTGAATGTATTTAGTCCCTCTCTACCTGAAAAACGAGGCTGTTTTGGCCTCGTTCTTTCAAGTCATCATTTTTAATATGAGGGGTAATGTGAAGTAACAAGGGgagtatttaaaatgttgcttttgatAGAGATAGTAGTGCTTTATAAAGACTGTGTAAAAGCAAGGAGGAAGTGAGTGCAGCCCGGTAACATAatgaacactcacacactagCACACATGTTCCTTGAGGTCGGTGCCAACTGCAACCATCATTCTTGACCCGTGACCCCTCAAACTGACCCTGTCCGCCGACTACAGCGACCCCCAGCAGGACCACAAGCCACTGCATTCACCTCCAGTGAATGACCACTTAATACCTCTCAGATACACGGGCAGAGAAGTGCGGGGACAATTGGTGTGGATTGTTGGGGACAAcagcacaggaagaagaaagtCAGATTGCAGGGATGAGATTGAAATTTAAAGAAGCTGATAAAGTGGGGAAGGTTAGAGGACGAGTAGTGGAGAAACGGGGGCAGGAAGAGGGGACCAAACTTATAGGAATCCTCACAGCGCTGCTGCCCGGGGCTGTTTATCTTGCAGATTGAGTTAAGCACAAGCCTCTTATAACTCTCCACATACCAGACAATATCACAGTGGCCCCGCTTTACGAACATAAACATAGGCGCTTTATCAAAGACCGGCAGGGTTCATTCAAACACATAGGCTCTTTCTCCTAACTCAATTTACTGCACCCTATACAAAGTTCCCTTATTGAATTTAAGCTGTTTGACTGTCTAATTCTGGCTGAAAATGGGGAACATTAGGGGGTCTACTGATGAATGTTAAAGGGGTTTTCTGCATGTTTACCTTTCAAAAACCACACTCGGCTCTTATCGTGTGTAGATCTGTGGCCTATCGGTATGGAAAAGCCCCGAAGGTCACgcacaacacagtgtgtgtgttatttccaCAGAGAGAAGGCATTGTTTAACTCAACATAGAGGCATTCACAAtgatgggacacacacacacacacacacacacacacacacacacacacacacacacacacacacacacacacacacacacacacacacacacacacacacacactgatttccTGGAACCTTAACCATTACaacttgcctaaccctaaccctaacccttaccataaccataaccataaccataaccataaccataaccataaaCATAACCTTAAATCAAACTTAATCTTAACtcaaccttaaaacatgtcgTCATTAATGATTAACCTATGGGGACTTATTTTTGACCATGCACAACCACttacccacccacacacacacacacgcactcacagcTTTTCCAAGCTTCTGTCCCCATGTCAACTGGTCTTCACAAGGTCGGTGTTTATGCTAGAAAATGTCCTACATAGATAGGATgagtacatacacacacaaacacacttccacacacacacacacacacacacttccacacaggGTTGCATCACCCTGTATTATATAAGGTTTTTGAGTTGTTCTCTGTTGAAAGCAATAACCAGAGTACAGCCATAGTTTACTGGTGTTCTGAGGGCCCCTGTCACAAGcaagtatgcacacacacacacacacacacacacacacacacacacacacacacacacacacacacacacacacacacacacacacacacacacacacatatacacacaaatgaaCATGCACAAGGGTAAAGTGAAGGATGACTTGGCAGTAAGAGCGACTCCAGCCTCAGAGTTGGTCTAAAGGGAGCTGTGCTGGGAGAGAAATAGACGTTAAAAAATCTGCAGCCCTCCCTGTTCACTGTGGGGTGGTCgctgtttctctctccacctaCTTTATTTCTCCCTCCTCAGTCCCGCTCTCATTACGTTGAGGTGGTCTGTTTCCATCTTTTCACCTcgctctttctccccctctcccatcCCAAaagctccctctcctcctcttcatcatatTCTCTCCTTTTATCTATTTTATAATCTTCCCCCGCTCTGTTAATGATTTCCGCTCTCTTatattctcctcttcttccaaaCTCCCTCAGTTTTGCCATTTTTGTTGTTTACCTCGACACGTTAATACAAAAACACTCACGGTGCCTAAGTAATGTGTGCGTGCAACATTGGAGGTTGTGAGTGCACTTCAGGAATGGAAGAAAACTCAGTcgagacaaaaagaaagatgcaGGGACTGTGAGAAAATAAAGTCTTACTGATCCAGAGATAATCGCCGGCCAGCATTTTTCTAGCCagtggtgctgtgtgtgtgtgtgtgtgtgtgtgtgtgtgtgtgtgtgtgtgtgtgtgtgtgtgtgtgtgtgtgtgtgtgtgtgtgtgtgtgtgtgtgtgtgtctgtttgaaggTTTAATATTAGAACATTCTATTTGCTTTCctgactgttgtttttctgtctgcgTCTCCCTttcttctcgctctctctgaaGGTGTTGGTTGTGGTATTTTATAAGTCTGCGATCTGGTGTCGTATGAACCACATGCCTGTTTTTTCAAGTCCTGTAAAACAGACCTAAATGCCTCATAATTCTCTTCCCCTGGCTGCCCGGTAAGGGTCGGTGCCAACTTTCAGACTcgcacatatacacaaaaacacatgcacacacactcaaactggAGTCATGGCATAATAAGAGAAGTGTAAAATAACACTAactattaaaaaagaaaagagtgaaaaggtCTTGTGGAGAccaaaagtacaaataaaagccgtgtgagagagagaaagacaacaaGAGAGAGATTAaagagttgtgtgtgtctgtgtctgtctgtgtctgtgtttgtgtgtgtgagagagagagagagagagcgaaacaACTCCAGAAGACTCATGAAATAATAACACAGGCATCAagactgcagtgtgtgtgtgtgtgtgtgtgtgtgtgtgtgtgtgtgtgtgtgtgtgtgtgtgtgtgtgtgtgtgtgtgtgtgtgtgtgtgtgtgtgtgtgtgtgtgtgtgtgtgtgtgtgtgtgtgtgtgtgtaagagagagagagagagagagagagagtgcaacTCCAGAAGACTCATGAAATAATAACACAGTAAAGAGCCAGGCACCAAGACTGCAGTGtgcgtatgcgtgtgtgtgtgtgtgggagagttATAAATAGTTGGATCATCTGGAGTACATTAGAGGTACAGTGTTTAAGTGAACAGGTCCGCTACCTGCAGCCACAGAAACCTCAGAACAGACACTGCCAAGCCCcaagctggacacacacacacacacacaggcagcaaaGCAGTGCAccattaaaagaagaaagacagagaaagccaatcaataaaagcaaaagtaaTTTAGCAAAACAAAACGCTGAACAAACAGGTTGTGCGTCAGGGAGGAAATGCCTCGCACAATAACACAACCTGAGTGTGTGGTAACTCCTGGTGCTCTGCAGCTTCAAGATAAACACTGGTTATTAAAGGCACCAGAGGGGTATCAGCACTGCTATTAAATGGTGGGCTTAACATGAATTTAAAGGGAGGGGAAACATAATGTCTGAACAAGGTTGTTTGGCTT encodes:
- the twist1a gene encoding twist-related protein 1a codes for the protein MREEDSSPMDSAGNSEEETDLHLPRRGARKRRAARRSVDAEEEEEGDAESQSPGRGKKRCRKSCEGGGGSAGSGGSEASSSPEGSFEDLHTQRVMANVRERQRTQSLNEAFTSLRKIIPTLPSDKLSKIQTLKLAARYIDFLCQVLQSDELDARGTSCSYVAHERLSYAFSVWRMGGAWSLSTASH
- the LOC117770520 gene encoding fer3-like protein, whose protein sequence is MDVELPGRLVDSALINFVNDMSLIEFPQKLALGPKQQVNTTTPSPSNQTRQGDSSWSLSLENDVRTAELRAERLAMSPPRYYSRGAHDHAASKRRRIITVVQRHAANVRERKRMYSLNEAFDELRTKVPTFAYEKRLSRIDTLRLAIVYISFMRDLLENT